The following coding sequences lie in one Flagellimonas eckloniae genomic window:
- the gcvH gene encoding glycine cleavage system protein GcvH: MNIPAELKYTKDHEWVKIDGDTATVGITDFAQGELGDIVYVEVETLDETLDKDEVFGTVEAVKTVSDLFLPLTGEIIAFNETLEDEPEKVNTDPYGDGWMIKIKISDASEVEGLMSDEEYKAMVGA, encoded by the coding sequence ATGAACATTCCAGCAGAATTAAAGTATACCAAAGATCACGAGTGGGTTAAAATAGACGGAGATACAGCTACCGTTGGCATTACCGATTTTGCCCAAGGAGAATTGGGGGATATCGTTTATGTTGAAGTAGAGACTTTGGATGAAACTTTGGACAAAGATGAGGTATTTGGTACTGTGGAGGCCGTAAAGACGGTTTCCGATTTGTTTTTACCATTGACTGGCGAAATTATTGCGTTTAACGAAACCTTGGAAGATGAACCAGAGAAGGTGAATACGGACCCCTATGGTGATGGCTGGATGATCAAGATTAAAATAAGTGATGCTTCGGAAGTTGAAGGTTTAATGAGTGATGAAGAGTATAAGGCAATGGTAGGTGCTTAA
- the ruvA gene encoding Holliday junction branch migration protein RuvA → MITHLNGKLVEKNPTYVIIECGGVGYFLNISLHTFSQLKDEESIRLFTHLQVKEDSHTLFGFVEKSEREIFRLLISVSGIGSSIARTMLSSLSPTQIRDAIANGDVPSIQAIKGIGAKTAQRVILDLKDKILKVYDIGEVSLQSNNTSKEEALSALEVLGFVRRQSEKVVDKVLSQDSSLSVEDIIKLALKNL, encoded by the coding sequence ATGATTACCCATTTAAACGGAAAATTAGTTGAGAAAAATCCAACCTACGTCATCATCGAATGTGGAGGTGTCGGGTACTTTCTAAATATTTCATTACACACTTTTTCACAATTAAAAGATGAGGAGAGTATCAGGCTTTTTACACATCTACAGGTAAAAGAAGACTCCCATACGTTGTTTGGATTTGTGGAAAAATCGGAACGGGAAATATTTCGATTATTGATTTCAGTTTCAGGTATTGGATCAAGTATAGCCCGGACCATGTTGTCCTCATTGTCACCTACCCAAATTCGGGATGCAATTGCCAATGGAGATGTTCCTTCCATACAGGCAATCAAGGGGATAGGAGCCAAGACAGCTCAACGAGTAATCTTAGACTTAAAAGATAAGATTTTAAAAGTCTACGATATAGGCGAAGTTTCCCTACAATCAAACAATACAAGCAAAGAAGAAGCGTTATCTGCTTTAGAGGTTCTTGGTTTTGTCCGAAGGCAATCTGAAAAGGTTGTGGACAAGGTATTATCCCAAGATTCATCATTAAGCGTTGAGGACATTATAAAATTGGCGCTGAAAAATTTGTAA
- a CDS encoding energy transducer TonB has product MELKKNPKADVGKNSSLYFVIGLAAVLGLVYGAMEWKKYDNSGDYDISMNVEDQLDEEVPMTEQIKTPPPPPPPAAPEIIEVVEDEEEVEETVIESTETSQDEEVMEIEDVEVEEVDEDLSVPFAVIEDVPVFPGCERASNKKQCFQDMMQKHIRKNFRYPEIAQEMGVQGRVNVVFVIQKDGSIGNIRMRGPDKNLEKEALRIINKLPKMTPGKQRGRAVKVPFSIPITFKLQ; this is encoded by the coding sequence ATGGAACTAAAAAAGAATCCAAAAGCAGATGTAGGAAAAAACAGTTCACTCTATTTCGTAATAGGGCTGGCCGCTGTTTTGGGGTTGGTTTATGGAGCCATGGAGTGGAAAAAATACGATAATAGCGGTGATTATGACATTTCAATGAATGTTGAGGACCAGCTGGACGAAGAGGTGCCAATGACGGAGCAGATAAAAACTCCACCACCACCACCACCACCAGCAGCACCAGAAATCATCGAGGTTGTTGAAGATGAGGAAGAAGTGGAAGAAACTGTAATTGAATCTACGGAAACCAGTCAGGATGAGGAAGTAATGGAAATTGAAGATGTTGAGGTAGAAGAGGTTGATGAAGATCTTTCAGTTCCCTTTGCTGTAATTGAAGATGTACCGGTTTTCCCAGGTTGCGAAAGAGCATCCAATAAAAAGCAATGTTTCCAGGACATGATGCAAAAGCATATCCGTAAAAATTTCCGTTACCCAGAGATTGCCCAAGAAATGGGTGTTCAAGGAAGGGTAAATGTTGTTTTTGTTATCCAAAAAGATGGTAGCATTGGTAACATTAGAATGCGTGGACCGGATAAAAATTTGGAAAAAGAAGCGTTACGTATTATCAACAAGCTTCCTAAAATGACACCAGGCAAGCAGAGAGGTAGAGCGGTGAAAGTACCTTTTAGTATTCCAATTACATTTAAGCTTCAGTAA
- the sprA gene encoding cell surface protein SprA — protein sequence MKRGAKPILKSLRFRYFFFFVCFLIATNLMGQETNEQVQDSVKTGVALGQLILENPDSIIAKYTYDPKLDRYIYTESVGDFDVNHPVILTPDQYFELVRKERMKSYFKEKIDAFTGKKEGSEEARKNLLPNFYVNSSFFESIFGGNTIEVIPQGSVAMDLGVLWQKNDNPALSPRNRTNLSFDFDQRISLSLQGKVGERLLVTANYDTEATFDFQNLVKIDYTPTEDDILRKIEIGNVNMPLNSSLITGAQSLFGVKTQLQFGKTTVTAVFSEQQSQNNTVVAQGGGTVNEFALTALDYDEDKHFFLAQYFRDNYDAALTNYPFIQSQVQITRLEVWITNRNQQTLNVRNVVALQDLGEVELGVDGREVTRIGKEGNAPAGFFNVFEMGALPRNGANDFDPALIGNGGQLTSSIRDIATVESGFGVTANQGFDYAILENARKLELTRDYQFDAQLGYISLNQRLSNDEVLGVAFQYTFNGEVFQVGEFANGSVDATTVSGGVNPIVENNTLILKLLKSNITNVEDPIWDLMMKNIYATGAFQLSQEDFKLNILYTDPTPRNYITPVDPNVGWPTGFEERILIDIFNLDRLNVYNDVQPGGDGFFDYVPGITIDTQSGRIIFTKVEPFGEFLFNELGGGTYDVDNDQGYNENQQKYVFRNMYAKTKAASLQDAEKNRFQLKGRYKSEGSNGIPIGAFNVPQGSVRVTAGGRQLQEGIDYTVNYLAGTVQILDPSLEASDTPINISVENNAVFGQQTRRFTGINVEHQFNENFVLGGTLLNLNERPLTQKSNYGVEPVNNTIFGLNGNFSTEIPFLTRLANKLPNIDTDVPSNLSIRGEVAFLKPNSPKNADFQGETTTYIDDFEGAQALIDIRSSLGWFLASPPVEFLEDRTDIDVGYERAKMSWYTIDPIFYTNQRPSSMSDNDISLNTTRRVFIDEVFSETDIAQGQTTVQGTLDLVYYPNQKGPYNANPDFATETPDDKWAGIMRPLSSTNFEQSNVEFVQFWVLDPYIDGQTNGVNDGELVFNLGNISEDILKDGRKQYENGLPASTNSETPRETIWGQVPSTQSLVYAFDADETNRTLQDVGLDGLDDIAEQAIYGPGDDPALDNYEYYLNREGGILERYLDFNNPDGNSPVAVTNTNRGSTTLPDVEDIDRDLTMNTVNSYYEYRIQIKPNTTINDQYVTDIREGLTSTLPNGTQLNRRWIQYKIPLSDFTDAVGGITDFRSVSFMRMYLTGFTDDVVLRFATLDLVRGDWRTYTNSLQPDVDNDPSDDGTVTDVNTVNIEENFGRQPIPYVLPPGVVREQLNNNNTIIRQNEQSLSFVVENLESQDSRGVFKNVNIDVRQYERIKMFMHAEKILNSDYSDDDTPLVGFLRIGTDFSENFYQIELPLQLTSFSATSEDEIWPDVNEIDIALSDLNKVKSQGIASQTLSQINYYEVVDGEVVSVDEFAPRTLGRLRIGIRGNPSLGSIRGMMVGIKNIDDLPARGEVWFNELRLAGLDNNGGWAAVAALDANMADFANVTATGSRSTSGFGSIDQMPNERSREDAISYDVVTNINVGQLFPKKWGLELPFNYGISESLITPEFDPVYDDLKLEDRIAAAETPEDAETIRTQAEDYTKRRSINLIGVRKNRGEEAKENFFDVENFTFNYSYNETNHRDFEVADLRDQNVTTGFVYNHNFKPAPVAPFAKKDSLFTGKYWQWLKELNFNVLPTSLSVNANYNRSFNQQRFRDVLEPGVEALELPLLQQRNYLFNWQYALNYSISKSLRLNLTASNNNIVRNYFNVDDDSDSGINADLNLWDGFFDVGEPNRHSQRMELNYELPFNKFPFLDFMNAQYTYTSNFDWQRGGDALIEVSGENINTVQNANTHTITANLTMQRFYDFLGLKKRDGKVTANQVQVRRDKAGNPASTETDEKPPKKTSKAFNTLVDIVTMVKRVNVNYSENNGTVLPGYTQSVGFIGSARPTLGFVFGSQADVRFEAARNGWLTTFTEFNSQYMQNTNKQLNLAATANPTQDLTIDFTADRQFSSSTQENYSPQEWINNQNGLVNELGNFSISTVMIGTVFNKSDEFDSETFETFKQNRITIANRLVSDRGQTPGTLDEDGFPELYGKTQQEVLLPAFFAAYTGQDVDRVNLDAFREIPIPNWNIKYTGLMKNRWFKKKFKRFSLSHGYRAAYSINSFQTNLERENTTTDPDTGDLLPENIINNVVLNDEFNPLMRMDFEMKNSFSFVAEVRTDRMLSLSFDNNLLTEINGKEYTLGLGYRFKDVKFVTNIGGEKTRLKGDLNLKADLSLRDNITIIRNLDIDNNQITSGQQLMSIKFTADYALSKSLNALFFYDHSFSQFAVSTAFPQTTINAGFTIRYNFGN from the coding sequence TTGAAAAGAGGGGCAAAACCAATACTTAAATCATTAAGATTTAGGTACTTTTTCTTTTTTGTATGTTTTCTGATAGCCACTAACCTAATGGGGCAAGAAACCAATGAACAAGTTCAGGATTCGGTAAAAACGGGTGTTGCACTTGGGCAGTTGATATTGGAAAACCCTGATAGCATTATTGCTAAATACACGTATGACCCTAAACTTGATCGCTATATCTACACGGAAAGCGTTGGGGATTTTGATGTAAACCATCCTGTAATACTTACTCCTGATCAATATTTCGAGCTCGTTCGAAAAGAACGAATGAAATCCTATTTCAAAGAAAAAATAGATGCCTTTACAGGTAAGAAAGAGGGGAGTGAAGAAGCCAGAAAGAATCTCTTGCCTAATTTCTATGTAAATAGTAGCTTTTTTGAATCCATTTTTGGAGGGAATACGATCGAAGTAATTCCGCAAGGTTCTGTAGCTATGGATTTGGGGGTTTTATGGCAAAAAAATGACAATCCGGCACTTTCACCTAGAAATAGAACCAATCTTTCTTTTGATTTTGATCAGCGAATTAGTTTAAGTCTACAAGGAAAAGTTGGAGAGCGTTTGCTGGTGACGGCTAATTATGACACGGAGGCAACTTTTGACTTCCAAAATTTGGTCAAAATAGATTATACGCCAACAGAAGACGATATTCTAAGAAAAATTGAGATTGGAAATGTAAATATGCCCTTGAACAGTTCTCTTATTACGGGAGCGCAAAGCCTTTTCGGTGTAAAAACACAATTACAGTTTGGAAAGACCACAGTAACCGCAGTTTTCTCGGAACAACAATCACAAAATAATACTGTGGTGGCACAAGGAGGTGGAACCGTAAATGAATTTGCTCTTACTGCCTTGGATTATGATGAGGACAAACACTTTTTCTTGGCCCAATATTTTAGGGACAATTACGATGCTGCACTAACAAATTATCCCTTCATCCAAAGTCAAGTACAAATTACCCGTTTGGAAGTATGGATCACCAATCGTAACCAGCAAACGCTAAACGTTAGGAACGTTGTTGCGCTTCAGGATTTGGGAGAAGTGGAGTTAGGTGTCGATGGAAGGGAAGTTACCAGGATTGGAAAAGAAGGAAATGCTCCTGCAGGGTTCTTCAACGTTTTTGAAATGGGAGCTTTGCCCCGTAACGGAGCCAATGATTTTGATCCAGCCTTAATTGGTAATGGAGGGCAGTTAACGTCATCCATTCGGGATATTGCCACTGTAGAATCCGGATTTGGAGTAACGGCAAATCAAGGTTTTGATTATGCTATTTTAGAAAATGCCCGAAAACTGGAATTGACCAGAGACTATCAATTTGATGCACAATTGGGATATATTTCGCTTAACCAAAGGCTGAGCAATGATGAGGTTTTGGGAGTTGCGTTTCAATATACCTTCAATGGTGAAGTTTTTCAGGTGGGGGAATTTGCCAATGGAAGCGTGGATGCCACTACCGTTTCAGGAGGGGTAAATCCAATTGTTGAGAACAATACCTTGATTTTGAAATTACTTAAAAGTAATATCACCAACGTAGAAGATCCTATTTGGGATTTGATGATGAAAAATATTTACGCAACTGGAGCCTTTCAATTAAGCCAAGAAGACTTTAAGTTAAACATTCTTTATACTGACCCCACACCTAGAAACTATATTACACCAGTAGACCCCAATGTGGGTTGGCCTACAGGTTTTGAAGAACGTATTCTGATAGACATATTCAATTTGGACCGACTCAATGTGTACAATGATGTGCAACCGGGCGGTGATGGTTTTTTTGATTATGTACCTGGTATAACTATCGATACCCAATCCGGACGTATTATTTTCACCAAGGTTGAACCTTTCGGAGAATTCTTGTTCAATGAACTGGGAGGGGGAACCTATGATGTTGATAATGATCAGGGATACAATGAAAACCAACAGAAATATGTATTCCGTAATATGTATGCCAAGACAAAGGCGGCTTCGCTACAGGATGCGGAAAAGAATAGGTTTCAGTTAAAAGGGCGTTATAAATCTGAGGGAAGCAATGGCATTCCAATTGGTGCCTTTAATGTTCCACAAGGTTCGGTAAGGGTTACGGCAGGTGGTCGTCAGTTGCAGGAAGGGATAGACTATACGGTGAATTATCTGGCAGGTACAGTACAAATTTTGGATCCAAGTCTGGAAGCATCCGATACACCTATCAATATTTCCGTAGAAAATAATGCGGTTTTTGGACAGCAGACAAGAAGATTTACGGGAATCAATGTGGAGCATCAATTCAATGAAAACTTTGTATTGGGAGGAACCTTGTTGAATCTCAATGAAAGACCTCTAACGCAAAAATCCAATTATGGTGTAGAACCTGTTAACAATACCATTTTTGGCCTCAATGGAAATTTCAGTACGGAAATTCCCTTTTTAACACGATTGGCCAATAAGTTGCCAAACATAGATACTGATGTCCCCTCAAACCTTTCCATACGGGGTGAAGTAGCTTTTTTAAAGCCCAATTCGCCAAAGAATGCTGATTTTCAAGGGGAAACCACAACTTATATAGACGATTTTGAAGGAGCACAGGCCCTAATAGATATACGGTCGTCCTTGGGGTGGTTTTTGGCAAGTCCCCCGGTTGAATTTTTGGAAGACCGAACTGATATAGATGTAGGCTATGAACGTGCAAAAATGTCTTGGTACACCATTGATCCTATTTTTTACACCAACCAAAGGCCTTCAAGCATGTCAGATAATGATATTTCTTTAAATACCACTCGAAGGGTTTTTATAGATGAGGTCTTTTCGGAAACCGATATTGCCCAAGGGCAAACAACCGTTCAGGGAACTTTGGATTTGGTGTATTACCCAAACCAAAAAGGGCCCTACAATGCCAATCCTGATTTTGCAACGGAAACTCCGGATGACAAATGGGCTGGTATTATGCGTCCATTGAGCAGTACCAACTTTGAACAATCCAATGTGGAATTTGTCCAGTTTTGGGTGTTGGATCCATATATAGATGGACAAACCAATGGTGTCAATGATGGTGAGCTGGTATTTAATCTAGGTAATATCTCCGAAGATATACTGAAAGACGGCCGTAAACAATATGAAAACGGACTGCCTGCAAGCACCAATAGTGAAACTCCAAGAGAGACAATCTGGGGGCAAGTGCCCTCAACCCAATCTCTGGTATATGCCTTTGATGCAGACGAAACGAACAGGACATTACAAGATGTTGGTTTAGATGGATTGGACGATATTGCTGAGCAAGCTATTTATGGTCCTGGAGATGACCCCGCCCTGGATAATTATGAATATTATTTGAATAGGGAAGGTGGCATTCTAGAGCGTTATTTGGATTTTAATAACCCAGATGGAAATTCACCTGTTGCCGTAACCAATACAAATAGGGGATCTACTACTTTACCTGATGTGGAGGATATTGATAGGGATTTAACCATGAACACGGTGAATAGCTATTATGAGTATCGAATCCAAATAAAGCCAAATACAACCATTAACGATCAGTATGTAACTGATATTCGTGAAGGTTTGACATCAACACTTCCAAATGGAACCCAGTTGAACAGAAGATGGATTCAATATAAGATTCCATTAAGTGATTTTACGGATGCTGTGGGTGGAATAACGGATTTTCGCTCTGTTAGTTTTATGCGAATGTACCTCACCGGATTTACGGATGATGTTGTACTACGGTTTGCTACTTTGGATTTGGTACGGGGAGATTGGAGAACATATACGAACTCGTTACAACCCGATGTGGACAACGATCCATCTGATGATGGTACCGTAACCGATGTGAATACGGTAAATATTGAGGAAAATTTTGGGCGGCAGCCGATTCCGTATGTTCTGCCTCCGGGAGTGGTCAGGGAACAACTGAACAATAACAATACTATAATTCGCCAAAACGAGCAATCGCTTTCCTTTGTGGTCGAAAACTTAGAATCCCAAGATTCACGGGGTGTTTTTAAAAATGTAAATATTGATGTACGCCAGTATGAACGTATTAAAATGTTTATGCACGCCGAGAAAATTTTAAATAGCGATTATTCAGACGACGATACCCCATTGGTCGGTTTCCTTAGAATTGGAACGGATTTTTCAGAGAACTTTTATCAAATAGAATTGCCGCTTCAACTTACATCCTTCAGTGCAACATCTGAAGATGAAATTTGGCCCGACGTCAACGAAATTGATATTGCTTTGAGCGATTTGAATAAAGTAAAATCTCAAGGAATAGCATCGCAAACCCTAAGTCAAATTAATTATTACGAGGTAGTTGATGGAGAGGTGGTTTCGGTAGATGAATTTGCCCCCAGAACTTTGGGAAGGCTTCGGATAGGAATACGTGGTAACCCATCTCTGGGAAGTATTAGAGGTATGATGGTGGGTATTAAAAATATTGATGATCTGCCAGCAAGAGGGGAAGTGTGGTTCAACGAACTACGATTGGCCGGTTTGGATAACAATGGAGGTTGGGCCGCAGTTGCTGCTTTGGACGCAAACATGGCAGATTTTGCAAATGTTACGGCAACAGGAAGTAGAAGTACTTCTGGTTTTGGTTCCATTGATCAAATGCCCAACGAGCGTTCACGGGAAGATGCCATATCTTACGATGTGGTAACCAATATAAATGTGGGACAATTGTTTCCAAAGAAATGGGGGCTTGAGCTACCGTTCAATTATGGCATTTCTGAAAGTTTGATAACTCCAGAGTTTGATCCAGTATACGATGATTTAAAATTGGAGGACCGTATTGCAGCAGCCGAAACCCCAGAAGATGCTGAGACCATAAGGACACAGGCAGAAGACTATACCAAAAGAAGAAGCATCAACCTTATTGGGGTTAGAAAAAATAGAGGTGAGGAAGCAAAAGAGAACTTTTTTGACGTTGAAAACTTTACCTTCAATTATTCCTATAATGAAACCAATCACAGGGATTTTGAGGTTGCAGATCTACGGGATCAAAATGTGACCACCGGTTTTGTGTATAACCATAATTTTAAACCAGCCCCTGTAGCTCCATTTGCCAAAAAGGATTCACTGTTCACTGGAAAATACTGGCAATGGTTAAAAGAATTGAATTTTAATGTATTGCCTACAAGTTTATCGGTCAATGCAAACTACAATAGATCTTTTAACCAACAGCGTTTTAGGGATGTTTTGGAGCCGGGAGTTGAAGCTTTGGAATTGCCGCTCTTGCAACAGCGTAATTACCTGTTTAATTGGCAATATGCATTAAATTACAGTATTTCAAAGTCATTGCGTTTAAATTTAACGGCATCCAACAATAATATAGTAAGGAATTATTTTAATGTGGATGATGATTCGGATTCTGGTATAAATGCAGATTTGAATTTATGGGATGGCTTTTTTGATGTTGGAGAACCAAACCGACATTCGCAACGTATGGAACTGAACTATGAACTGCCCTTCAATAAATTTCCGTTTTTGGATTTTATGAATGCCCAATACACCTATACCAGTAATTTTGACTGGCAACGTGGCGGAGATGCTTTGATTGAGGTTTCAGGAGAGAATATAAATACAGTTCAAAATGCCAATACCCATACCATAACGGCAAATTTGACGATGCAACGCTTTTACGACTTTTTGGGGTTGAAAAAGCGAGATGGCAAAGTTACAGCGAATCAAGTTCAGGTACGAAGGGATAAAGCAGGAAATCCTGCATCAACCGAAACAGACGAAAAACCACCAAAAAAGACGAGCAAAGCCTTTAATACTTTGGTGGACATTGTAACCATGGTAAAACGGGTGAATGTAAACTACAGTGAAAATAATGGTACCGTACTTCCAGGATATACACAATCTGTAGGTTTTATTGGTTCGGCGCGGCCAACATTGGGATTTGTTTTTGGTAGCCAAGCCGATGTGCGTTTTGAAGCTGCACGTAATGGTTGGTTGACCACATTTACTGAGTTTAATTCCCAGTATATGCAAAACACAAATAAACAATTAAACCTTGCTGCTACTGCTAATCCCACCCAAGATTTGACCATTGATTTTACAGCCGACAGGCAATTTTCAAGCAGTACTCAAGAAAATTATAGCCCGCAAGAATGGATAAACAATCAGAATGGACTTGTTAATGAGTTGGGGAATTTTAGCATCTCAACAGTTATGATTGGAACGGTGTTCAATAAAAGCGATGAATTTGATTCGGAAACGTTTGAGACATTTAAACAAAATAGGATCACCATTGCCAACAGATTGGTTTCGGACAGGGGACAGACCCCGGGCACTTTGGATGAAGATGGTTTTCCAGAGTTATATGGAAAAACGCAACAAGAAGTATTGTTGCCCGCTTTCTTTGCTGCCTATACTGGTCAAGATGTTGACCGTGTAAATTTGGATGCCTTCAGGGAAATTCCAATTCCAAATTGGAACATTAAGTATACCGGATTGATGAAGAATAGATGGTTCAAAAAGAAATTCAAACGTTTTTCATTAAGTCACGGGTATCGTGCCGCTTACAGTATCAACTCATTTCAAACCAATCTGGAAAGAGAGAATACCACAACCGATCCAGACACTGGTGATTTATTGCCGGAGAACATAATTAACAATGTTGTGCTCAATGATGAATTTAATCCCTTAATGCGTATGGATTTTGAGATGAAGAATTCCTTTAGCTTTGTAGCTGAAGTCCGAACGGATAGAATGTTGTCTCTAAGTTTCGATAATAACCTCCTTACAGAAATCAACGGAAAGGAATATACCCTTGGATTGGGCTACCGTTTTAAAGATGTAAAGTTTGTGACCAACATAGGTGGTGAAAAAACGCGCTTAAAAGGCGATTTAAACTTAAAAGCAGATTTATCCCTAAGGGATAATATTACAATCATAAGAAACCTCGATATTGATAACAATCAAATTACTTCCGGTCAACAATTAATGTCCATCAAGTTCACGGCAGATTATGCATTGAGCAAAAGCTTGAATGCGCTGTTCTTCTATGATCACTCCTTTTCCCAGTTTGCGGTCTCCACGGCGTTCCCACAGACAACCATTAATGCCGGTTTTACCATAAGGTATAATTTTGGGAACTAG
- a CDS encoding VanZ family protein, translating into MITILSLFSFSGLDTRQVNIPYADKITHFFFYFVFALLGCLFLRERTRGGIKLSKAVLVILLLAIGYGIFIEVLQYAITTDRMAEIGDVLANSIGAFLGISLIKWYFSKERPLKWKI; encoded by the coding sequence GTGATAACCATACTCAGCTTATTTTCTTTTTCAGGTTTGGATACGAGACAAGTAAACATTCCCTATGCAGATAAGATTACACACTTTTTCTTTTATTTTGTTTTTGCCCTACTGGGATGCCTTTTTTTACGGGAACGTACAAGAGGTGGGATAAAATTGTCCAAAGCAGTGTTGGTGATTTTGCTTTTGGCCATAGGGTATGGCATATTTATTGAGGTGTTACAATATGCGATTACAACAGATCGCATGGCTGAAATAGGCGATGTTTTGGCCAATTCAATTGGCGCATTTCTTGGGATAAGCTTAATTAAGTGGTATTTTTCTAAAGAAAGGCCGTTAAAATGGAAAATTTAA